One stretch of Thalassovita sp. DNA includes these proteins:
- a CDS encoding FAD-binding oxidoreductase translates to MTPFPLGLQCPVEHDGPLPDAVDVAIVGGGVIGVMSALFLARKGLKVAVLEKGRVAAEQSSRNWGWIRQTGRDMAELPIATEANHLWTQLQGEVEEDLGLARLGVAYLAESEKEVAGYEDWLQKASAHGVDSRILTADQTADLLPGATKRFAGALHTPSDMKAEPWVAVPIFARAAAKAGVVIRENCAVRALDIAAGKVAGVVTEKGRIKADHVMVSGGAWSALFLRQHGVNLPQLSVQAQVLATEPLPALDLPAAGNNALAFRRRADGGFTLAAGGWHRLFIGPDAFRHLGAYMPQIKAHPFGAKYHPAAPKGFPDAWGTKRRWSSQDESPFERMRVLNPQPTMGLHEKTLAAFGALFPQLGTPRIKAVWSGMIDAMPDVVPVVDHAPLEGLSICTGMCGHGFGIGPAFGRIMADLITGGALGHDLSRFRLSRFSDGSKLELGPGL, encoded by the coding sequence ATGACGCCATTTCCATTGGGCCTTCAGTGCCCGGTAGAACATGACGGTCCCTTGCCCGATGCGGTGGATGTGGCCATCGTTGGCGGCGGCGTCATCGGTGTGATGAGCGCGCTGTTCTTGGCCCGCAAAGGTCTGAAGGTTGCGGTGCTGGAAAAGGGTCGGGTTGCAGCCGAACAATCCTCACGCAATTGGGGCTGGATCCGCCAGACCGGGCGCGACATGGCAGAATTGCCCATCGCGACTGAGGCCAATCACCTCTGGACCCAGCTGCAGGGTGAGGTGGAGGAAGATCTGGGCCTGGCCCGTCTGGGTGTGGCCTATCTGGCCGAAAGTGAAAAAGAGGTCGCCGGCTATGAGGATTGGCTGCAAAAGGCCAGCGCCCATGGCGTCGACAGCCGGATTTTGACCGCCGATCAGACCGCTGATCTGCTGCCCGGTGCCACAAAACGTTTTGCAGGCGCGCTGCACACACCATCCGACATGAAGGCAGAGCCTTGGGTGGCCGTGCCGATCTTTGCCCGCGCGGCAGCTAAGGCCGGTGTGGTGATCCGTGAAAACTGCGCCGTACGGGCCTTGGACATCGCCGCGGGCAAGGTGGCAGGTGTGGTGACCGAAAAGGGCCGGATCAAGGCGGATCATGTCATGGTCTCGGGCGGTGCCTGGTCGGCGCTGTTCCTGCGCCAGCACGGTGTAAACCTGCCGCAGCTTTCGGTGCAGGCGCAGGTGCTGGCCACCGAACCCCTGCCTGCGCTTGATCTGCCAGCCGCCGGCAACAATGCGCTGGCGTTCCGTCGCCGCGCGGACGGGGGCTTTACCCTGGCCGCAGGGGGCTGGCACCGGCTGTTTATCGGCCCCGATGCCTTCCGCCATCTGGGGGCCTATATGCCGCAAATTAAGGCGCATCCTTTCGGGGCAAAGTACCACCCGGCCGCGCCCAAGGGCTTCCCCGATGCCTGGGGCACCAAACGGCGCTGGTCGTCACAGGACGAAAGCCCGTTTGAACGCATGCGGGTGCTGAACCCGCAACCCACTATGGGCTTGCATGAAAAAACGCTGGCCGCCTTTGGGGCGTTGTTCCCGCAGCTGGGCACGCCGCGGATCAAGGCCGTTTGGTCCGGTATGATTGATGCAATGCCGGATGTTGTGCCGGTGGTCGATCACGCGCCGCTTGAGGGACTAAGCATCTGTACCGGCATGTGCGGTCATGGCTTCGGCATTGGTCCGGCCTTTGGTCGCATCATGGCCGATCTGATCACCGGGGGCGCACTGGGGCATGACCTCAGCCGCTTCCGCCTGTCGCGCTTCAGCGACGGATCAAAACTGGAATTGGGGCCGGGCCTCTAA
- a CDS encoding M20 aminoacylase family protein, with protein sequence MPIKNRVAELHGEITEWRHDFHQHPEVMFDVHRTAGVVAEKLRSFGCDEVVEGIGITGVVGTIKAGTSDRVIALRADMDALPMDEITGLDYASKTPGAMHACGHDGHTAMLLGAAKYLAETRNFDGTVVLLFQPAEEGGGGGLKMVEDGCMDRWNVDEVYGLHNAPGVPVGEFAIRPGPLMASADELEIVIEGKGGHAAEPHQTIDTTLAAAHVVVALNSIVSRNVDPVKQAVLTIATFLTESDTQNVIPQTAKLRGTVRCFEPEVRDLMEARVKAVAEATAAAYGATARVDYIRGYPPTVNSDAETAHAVEAARAVGTKVEANTAPIMPAEDFSYMLEARPGAYIFLGNGDSQACHHPAYDFADEAAPYGTSFFAELIERRLPRA encoded by the coding sequence ATGCCGATTAAGAACCGCGTGGCAGAACTACACGGTGAGATCACCGAATGGCGCCACGACTTCCACCAGCATCCTGAGGTGATGTTCGATGTGCATCGCACTGCCGGCGTGGTGGCCGAAAAACTGCGCTCCTTTGGCTGCGATGAAGTGGTTGAGGGCATTGGCATCACCGGCGTTGTGGGCACCATCAAGGCCGGCACTTCGGACCGGGTGATTGCCCTGCGCGCCGATATGGATGCGCTGCCGATGGATGAGATCACCGGTCTGGACTATGCCTCCAAAACTCCGGGCGCGATGCATGCCTGCGGTCATGACGGTCACACCGCCATGCTGCTGGGTGCGGCGAAATACCTGGCCGAGACCCGCAATTTTGATGGCACCGTGGTGCTGCTGTTCCAACCCGCCGAAGAGGGCGGGGGCGGGGGCCTCAAAATGGTTGAAGACGGCTGTATGGACCGCTGGAACGTGGATGAGGTCTACGGCCTGCACAACGCCCCTGGCGTGCCGGTGGGCGAATTTGCCATCCGTCCTGGACCGCTGATGGCCTCCGCGGATGAGTTGGAGATCGTGATTGAAGGCAAGGGCGGTCACGCCGCTGAGCCGCATCAGACCATCGACACCACCCTTGCGGCGGCCCATGTGGTGGTTGCGCTGAACTCGATCGTGTCGCGCAACGTTGATCCGGTGAAACAGGCGGTTTTGACCATCGCCACCTTCCTGACCGAAAGCGACACCCAGAACGTGATCCCGCAGACCGCCAAGCTGCGCGGCACGGTACGCTGCTTTGAACCTGAGGTGCGTGACCTGATGGAGGCGCGGGTCAAAGCCGTGGCCGAAGCTACCGCCGCCGCATATGGCGCCACCGCGCGGGTCGACTACATCCGCGGCTACCCGCCCACCGTCAACAGCGACGCCGAAACCGCCCATGCGGTTGAGGCCGCGCGCGCCGTTGGCACCAAGGTGGAGGCCAACACCGCCCCCATCATGCCGGCAGAAGATTTCTCCTACATGCTGGAAGCGCGTCCCGGCGCCTATATCTTCCTCGGTAATGGGGATAGCCAGGCCTGCCACCACCCCGCATATGATTTCGCAGACGAAGCCGCGCCGTATGGCACCAGCTTCTTTGCCGAATTGATCGAACGACGACTGCCGCGCGCCTGA